The following proteins are co-located in the Ensifer sp. WSM1721 genome:
- the sufA gene encoding Fe-S cluster assembly scaffold SufA — protein MGFAVMSLTDAAAGRVRSIVENAGGDAKGIRLSIKKGGCAGMEYAVDLVTDPNTKDDLVEYEGAKVWVAPEAVLYLLGTQMDFEVTALRSGFTFRNPNQTSACGCGESVELKPADLAALAAQGNPVVRAN, from the coding sequence ATGGGCTTTGCCGTAATGAGCCTCACCGACGCCGCTGCTGGCCGCGTCCGGTCGATCGTCGAGAATGCCGGCGGTGATGCCAAGGGCATTCGCCTGAGCATCAAGAAGGGCGGTTGCGCCGGTATGGAATATGCCGTCGATCTCGTGACCGATCCCAATACCAAGGACGATCTCGTCGAATATGAGGGCGCCAAGGTCTGGGTCGCGCCGGAAGCCGTGCTCTACTTGCTCGGCACTCAGATGGATTTCGAAGTGACCGCCTTGCGGTCGGGCTTCACCTTCCGCAACCCGAACCAGACATCCGCCTGCGGCTGCGGCGAATCGGTGGAACTGAAGCCCGCCGACCTGGCGGCACTTGCCGCTCAAGGCAATCCGGTGGTGCGCGCGAACTGA